The Symphalangus syndactylus isolate Jambi chromosome 23, NHGRI_mSymSyn1-v2.1_pri, whole genome shotgun sequence genome has a window encoding:
- the GPLD1 gene encoding phosphatidylinositol-glycan-specific phospholipase D isoform X3, with protein sequence MSAGIVWALNKDSLGPWELYVPVKDLLGIYEKLYGRKVITENVIVDCSHIQFLEMYGEMLAVSKLYPTYSTKSPFLVEQFQEYFLGGLDDMAFWSTNIYHLTSFMLENGTSDCNLPENPLFIACGGQQNHTQGSKMQKNDFHRNLTTSLTESVDRNINYTERGVFFSVNSWTPDSMSFIYKALERNIRTMFIGGSQLSQKHISSPLASYFLSFPYARLGWAMTSADLNQDGHGDLVVGAPGYSRPGHIHIGRVYLIYGNDLGLPPVDLDLDKEAHRILEGFQPSGRFGSALAVLDFNMDGVPDLAVGAPSVGSEQLTYKGAVYVYFGSKQGRVSSSPNITISCQDIYCNLGWSLLAADVNGDSEPDLVIGSPFAPGGGKQKGIVAAFYSGPSLSDKEKLNVEAANWTVRGEEDFSWFGYSLHGVTVDNRTLLLVGSPTWKNASRLGHLLHIRDEKKSLGRVYGYFPPNGQSWFTISGDKAMGKLGTSLSSGHVLMSGTLTQVLLVGAPTHDDVSKMAFLTVTLHQGGATRMYALTSDVQPLLLSTFSGDRRFSRFGGVLHLSDLDDDGLDEIIMAAPLRIADVTSGLIGGEDGRVYVYNGKETTFGDMTGKCKSWITPCPEEKAQYVLISPEASSRFGSSLITVRSKAKNQVVIAAGRSSLGARLSGALHVYSLGSD encoded by the exons GTATGTGCCAGTCAAAGATCTACTGGGAATTTATGAGAAACTGTATGGTCGAAAAGTCATCACCGAAAATGTAATTGTTGATTGTTCACATATCCAGTTCTTAGAAAT GTATGGTGAGATGCTAGCTGTTTCCAAG TTATATCCCACTTACTCTACAAAGTCCCCGTTTTTGGTGGAGCAATTCCAAGAGTATTTTCTTGGAGGACTGGATGATATGGCGTTTTGGTCCACTAATATTTACCATCTAACAAGCTTCATGTTGGAGAATGGGACCAG TGACTGCAACCTACCTGAGAATCCTCTGTTCATTGCATGTGGCGGCCAGCAAAACCACACCCAGGG CTCGAAAATGCAGAAAAACGATTTTCACAGAAATTTGACTACATCCCTAACTGAAAGTGTTGACAGGAATATAAACTATACTGAAAGAGGAGTGTTCTTTAGTGTAAATTCCTGGACCCCG GATTCCATGTCTTTTATCTACAAGGCTTTGGAAAGGAACATAAGGACAATGTTCATAGGTGGCTCTCAGTTGTCACAAAAGCACATCTCCAGCCCCTTAGCATCTTACTTCTTGTCATTTCCTTATGCGAGGCTTGGCTG GGCAATGACCTCAGCTGACCTCAACCAGGATGGGCATGGTGACCTCGTGGTGGGCGCACCAGGCTATAGCCGTCCCGGCCACATCCACATTGGGCGCGTGTACCTCATCTACGGCAATGACCTGGGCCTGCCGCCCGTTGACCTGGACCTGGACAAAGAGGCGCACAGGATCCTTGAAGGCTTCCAG CCCTCAGGTCGGTTTGGCTCGGCCTTGGCTGTGTTGGACTTTAACATGGACGGTGTGCCTGACCTGGCCGTGGGAGCTCCCTCGGTGGGCTCCGAGCAGCTCACCTACAAA GGTGCCGTGTATGTCTACTTTGGTTCCAAACAAGGAAGAGTGTCTTCTTCCCCTAACATCACCATCTCTTGCCAG GACATCTACTGTAACTTGGGCTGGAGTCTCTTGGCTGCAGATGTGAATGGAGACAGTGAGCCCGATCTGGTCATTGGCTCCCCTTTTGCACCAGGTGGAGGGAAGCAGAAGGGAATTGTGGCTGCGTTTTATTCTGgccccagcctgagcgacaaag AAAAACTGAACGTGGAGGCAGCCAACTGGACGGTGAGAGGCGAGGAAGACTTCTCCTGGTTTGGATATTCCCTTCACGGTGTCACTGTGGACAACAGAACCTTGCTGTTGGTTGGGAGCCCGACCTGGAAGAATGCCAGCAG GCTGGGCCATTTGTTACACATCCGAGATGAGAAAAagagccttgggagggtgtatggcTACTTCCCACCAAACGGCCAAAGCTGGTTTACCATTTCTGGAGACAAG GCAATGGGGAAACTGGGTACTTCCCTGTCCAGTGGCCATGTACTGATGAGTGGGACTCTGACACAAGTGCTGCTGGTTGGAGCCCCGACGCATG ATGACGTGTCTAAGATGGCATTCCTGACCGTGACCCTGCACCAAGGCGGAGCCACTCGGATGTACGCGCTCACATCTGAcgtgcagcctctgctgctcaGCACCTTCAGCGGAGATCGCCGCTTCTCCCGATTTGGTGGCGTTCTGCATTTGAGTGACCTGGATGATGATGGCTTAG atGAAATCATCATGGCAGCCCCCCTGAGGATAGCAGATGTAACCTCTGGACTGATTGGGGGAGAAGATGGCCGAGTTTATGTATATAATGGCAAAGAGACCACCTTTGGTGACATGACTGGCAAATGCAAATCATGGATAACTCCATGTCCAGAAGAAAAG gcCCAATATGTATTGATTTCTCCTGAA GCCAGCTCAAGGTTTGGGAGCTCCCTGATCACCGTGAGGTCCAAGGCAAAG AACCAGGTCGTCATTGCTGCTGGAAGAAGTTCTTTGGGAGCCCGACTCTCCGGGGCACTTCACGTCTATAGCCTTGGCTCAGATTGA
- the GPLD1 gene encoding phosphatidylinositol-glycan-specific phospholipase D isoform X2, with translation MVADVSWHSLGIEQGFLRTMGAIDFHGSYSEAHSAGDFGGDVLSQFEFNFNYLARRWYVPVKDLLGIYEKLYGRKVITENVIVDCSHIQFLEMYGEMLAVSKLYPTYSTKSPFLVEQFQEYFLGGLDDMAFWSTNIYHLTSFMLENGTSDCNLPENPLFIACGGQQNHTQGSKMQKNDFHRNLTTSLTESVDRNINYTERGVFFSVNSWTPDSMSFIYKALERNIRTMFIGGSQLSQKHISSPLASYFLSFPYARLGWAMTSADLNQDGHGDLVVGAPGYSRPGHIHIGRVYLIYGNDLGLPPVDLDLDKEAHRILEGFQPSGRFGSALAVLDFNMDGVPDLAVGAPSVGSEQLTYKGAVYVYFGSKQGRVSSSPNITISCQDIYCNLGWSLLAADVNGDSEPDLVIGSPFAPGGGKQKGIVAAFYSGPSLSDKEKLNVEAANWTVRGEEDFSWFGYSLHGVTVDNRTLLLVGSPTWKNASRLGHLLHIRDEKKSLGRVYGYFPPNGQSWFTISGDKAMGKLGTSLSSGHVLMSGTLTQVLLVGAPTHDDVSKMAFLTVTLHQGGATRMYALTSDVQPLLLSTFSGDRRFSRFGGVLHLSDLDDDGLDEIIMAAPLRIADVTSGLIGGEDGRVYVYNGKETTFGDMTGKCKSWITPCPEEKAQYVLISPEASSRFGSSLITVRSKAKNQVVIAAGRSSLGARLSGALHVYSLGSD, from the exons GTATGTGCCAGTCAAAGATCTACTGGGAATTTATGAGAAACTGTATGGTCGAAAAGTCATCACCGAAAATGTAATTGTTGATTGTTCACATATCCAGTTCTTAGAAAT GTATGGTGAGATGCTAGCTGTTTCCAAG TTATATCCCACTTACTCTACAAAGTCCCCGTTTTTGGTGGAGCAATTCCAAGAGTATTTTCTTGGAGGACTGGATGATATGGCGTTTTGGTCCACTAATATTTACCATCTAACAAGCTTCATGTTGGAGAATGGGACCAG TGACTGCAACCTACCTGAGAATCCTCTGTTCATTGCATGTGGCGGCCAGCAAAACCACACCCAGGG CTCGAAAATGCAGAAAAACGATTTTCACAGAAATTTGACTACATCCCTAACTGAAAGTGTTGACAGGAATATAAACTATACTGAAAGAGGAGTGTTCTTTAGTGTAAATTCCTGGACCCCG GATTCCATGTCTTTTATCTACAAGGCTTTGGAAAGGAACATAAGGACAATGTTCATAGGTGGCTCTCAGTTGTCACAAAAGCACATCTCCAGCCCCTTAGCATCTTACTTCTTGTCATTTCCTTATGCGAGGCTTGGCTG GGCAATGACCTCAGCTGACCTCAACCAGGATGGGCATGGTGACCTCGTGGTGGGCGCACCAGGCTATAGCCGTCCCGGCCACATCCACATTGGGCGCGTGTACCTCATCTACGGCAATGACCTGGGCCTGCCGCCCGTTGACCTGGACCTGGACAAAGAGGCGCACAGGATCCTTGAAGGCTTCCAG CCCTCAGGTCGGTTTGGCTCGGCCTTGGCTGTGTTGGACTTTAACATGGACGGTGTGCCTGACCTGGCCGTGGGAGCTCCCTCGGTGGGCTCCGAGCAGCTCACCTACAAA GGTGCCGTGTATGTCTACTTTGGTTCCAAACAAGGAAGAGTGTCTTCTTCCCCTAACATCACCATCTCTTGCCAG GACATCTACTGTAACTTGGGCTGGAGTCTCTTGGCTGCAGATGTGAATGGAGACAGTGAGCCCGATCTGGTCATTGGCTCCCCTTTTGCACCAGGTGGAGGGAAGCAGAAGGGAATTGTGGCTGCGTTTTATTCTGgccccagcctgagcgacaaag AAAAACTGAACGTGGAGGCAGCCAACTGGACGGTGAGAGGCGAGGAAGACTTCTCCTGGTTTGGATATTCCCTTCACGGTGTCACTGTGGACAACAGAACCTTGCTGTTGGTTGGGAGCCCGACCTGGAAGAATGCCAGCAG GCTGGGCCATTTGTTACACATCCGAGATGAGAAAAagagccttgggagggtgtatggcTACTTCCCACCAAACGGCCAAAGCTGGTTTACCATTTCTGGAGACAAG GCAATGGGGAAACTGGGTACTTCCCTGTCCAGTGGCCATGTACTGATGAGTGGGACTCTGACACAAGTGCTGCTGGTTGGAGCCCCGACGCATG ATGACGTGTCTAAGATGGCATTCCTGACCGTGACCCTGCACCAAGGCGGAGCCACTCGGATGTACGCGCTCACATCTGAcgtgcagcctctgctgctcaGCACCTTCAGCGGAGATCGCCGCTTCTCCCGATTTGGTGGCGTTCTGCATTTGAGTGACCTGGATGATGATGGCTTAG atGAAATCATCATGGCAGCCCCCCTGAGGATAGCAGATGTAACCTCTGGACTGATTGGGGGAGAAGATGGCCGAGTTTATGTATATAATGGCAAAGAGACCACCTTTGGTGACATGACTGGCAAATGCAAATCATGGATAACTCCATGTCCAGAAGAAAAG gcCCAATATGTATTGATTTCTCCTGAA GCCAGCTCAAGGTTTGGGAGCTCCCTGATCACCGTGAGGTCCAAGGCAAAG AACCAGGTCGTCATTGCTGCTGGAAGAAGTTCTTTGGGAGCCCGACTCTCCGGGGCACTTCACGTCTATAGCCTTGGCTCAGATTGA